A genomic window from Macaca thibetana thibetana isolate TM-01 chromosome 16, ASM2454274v1, whole genome shotgun sequence includes:
- the CDK5RAP3 gene encoding CDK5 regulatory subunit-associated protein 3 isoform X1 produces MEDHQHVPIDIQTSKLLDWLVDRRHCSLKWQSLVLTIREKINAAIQDMPESEEIAQLLSGSYIHYFHCLRIVDLLKGTEASTKNIFGRYSSQRMKDWQEIIALYEKDNTYLVELSSLLVRNINYEIPSLKKQIAKCQQLQQEYSRKEEECQAGAAEMREQFYHSCKQYGITGENVRGELLALVKDLPSQLAEIGAAAQQSLGEAIDVYQASVGFVCDSPTEEVLPMLRFVQKRGNSTVYEWRTGTEPSVVERPHLEELPEQIAEDAIDWGDFGVEAVSEGTDSGISAEAAGIDWGVFLESDSKDPGGDGIDWGDDAVALQITVLEAGTQAPEGVARGPDALTLLEYTETRNQFLDELMELEIFLAQRAVELSEEADVLSVSQFQLAPAILQGQTKEKMVTMVSVLDNLIGKLTNLQLQHLFMILASPRYVDRVTEFLQQKLKQSQLLALKKELMVQKQQEALGEQAALEPKLDLLLEKSKELQKLIEADISKRYSGRPVNLMGTSL; encoded by the exons ATGGAG GACCATCAGCACGTGCCCATCGACATCCAGACCAGCAAGCTGCTCG ATTGGCTGGTGGACAGAAGGCACTGCAGCCTGAAATGGCAGAGTCTGGTGCTGACGATCCGAGAGAAGATCAATGCTGCCATCCAGGACATGCCAGAGAGCGAAGAGATCGCCCAGCTGCTGTCTGGGTCCT ACATTCACTACTTTCACTGCCTAAGAATCGTGGACCTTCTCAAAGGCACAGAGGcctccacaaaaaatatttttggccgATACTCTTCACAGCGGATGAAG GATTGGCAGGAGATTATAGCCCTGTATGAGAAGGACAACACCTACTTAG TGGAACTCTCTAGCCTCCTGGTTCGGAATATCAACTATGAGATCCCCTCACTGAAGAAGCAGATTGCCAAgtgccagcagctgcagcaagaatACAGCCGCAAGGAGGAGGAGTGCCAGGCAGGGGCTGCTGAGATGCGGGAGCAGTTCTACCACTCCTGCAAGCAGTATGGCATCACG GGCGAAAATGTCCGAGGAGAACTGCTGGCCCTGGTGAAGGACCTGCCGAGTCAGCTGGCTGAGATTGGGGCAGCGGCTCAGCAGTCCCTGGGGGAAGCCATCGACGTGTACCAGGCCTCTGTGGGGTTTGTGTGTGACAG CCCCACAGAGGAGGTGTTGCCAATGCTGCGGTTCGTGCAGAAGCGGGGAAACTCAACGGTGTATGAGTGGAGGACAGGGACAGAGCCCTCTGTGGTGGAGCGACCCCACCTCGAGGAACTTCCTGAGCAGATAGCAGAGGACGCG aTTGACTGGGGCGACTTTGGGGTAGAGGCAGTGTCTGAGGGGACTGACTCTGGCATCTCTGCCGAGGCTGCTGGAATCGACTGGGGCGTCTTCCTGGAATCAGATTCAAAG GACCCTGGAGGTGATGGGATAGACTGGGGTGACGATGCTGTTGCTTTGCAGATCACAGTGCTGGAAGCAGGAACCCAGG CTCCAGAAGGTGTTGCCAGGGGCCCAGATGCTCTGACACTTCTTGAGTACACTGAGACCCGGAATCAGTTCCTTGATGAGCTCATGGAG CTTGAGATCTTCTTAGCCCAGAGAGCAGTGGAGTTGAGTGAGGAGGCAGACGTCCTGTCTGTGAGCCAGTTCCAGCTGGCTCCGGCCATCCTGCAGGGCCAGACCAAAGAGAAGATGGTTACCATGGTGTCAGTGTTGGATAATCTGATAGGCAAGCTCACCAATCTTCAGCTGCAACACCTGTTTATGATCCTGGCCTCACCAAG GTATGTGGACCGAGTGACTGAATTCCTCCAGCAAAAGCTGAAGCAGTCCcagctgctggctttgaagaaagAGCTGATGGTGCAGAAGCAGCAGGAGGCACTTGGGGAGCAGGCGGCTCTGGAGCCCAAGCTGGACCTGCTGCTGGAGAAGAGCAAGGAGCTGCAGAAGCTG ATTGAAGCTGACATCTCCAAGAGGTACAGCGGGCGCCCTGTGAACCTGATGGGAACCTCTCTGTGA
- the CDK5RAP3 gene encoding CDK5 regulatory subunit-associated protein 3 isoform X3 — protein MRRQSMTSATRDLYTALDGKVTQEGKKDHQHVPIDIQTSKLLDWLVDRRHCSLKWQSLVLTIREKINAAIQDMPESEEIAQLLSGSYIHYFHCLRIVDLLKGTEASTKNIFGRYSSQRMKDWQEIIALYEKDNTYLVELSSLLVRNINYEIPSLKKQIAKCQQLQQEYSRKEEECQAGAAEMREQFYHSCKQYGITGENVRGELLALVKDLPSQLAEIGAAAQQSLGEAIDVYQASVGFVCDSPTEEVLPMLRFVQKRGNSTVYEWRTGTEPSVVERPHLEELPEQIAEDAIDWGDFGVEAVSEGTDSGISAEAAGIDWGVFLESDSKDPGGDGIDWGDDAVALQITVLEAGTQAPEGVARGPDALTLLEYTETRNQFLDELMELEIFLAQRAVELSEEADVLSVSQFQLAPAILQGQTKEKMVTMVSVLDNLIGKLTNLQLQHLFMILASPRYVDRVTEFLQQKLKQSQLLALKKELMVQKQQEALGEQAALEPKLDLLLEKSKELQKLIEADISKRYSGRPVNLMGTSL, from the exons ATGAGAAGGCAAAGCATGACAAGTGCCACAAGAGACCTGTACACTGCTCTGGATGGTAAAGTGACGCAAGAAGGGAAGAAG GACCATCAGCACGTGCCCATCGACATCCAGACCAGCAAGCTGCTCG ATTGGCTGGTGGACAGAAGGCACTGCAGCCTGAAATGGCAGAGTCTGGTGCTGACGATCCGAGAGAAGATCAATGCTGCCATCCAGGACATGCCAGAGAGCGAAGAGATCGCCCAGCTGCTGTCTGGGTCCT ACATTCACTACTTTCACTGCCTAAGAATCGTGGACCTTCTCAAAGGCACAGAGGcctccacaaaaaatatttttggccgATACTCTTCACAGCGGATGAAG GATTGGCAGGAGATTATAGCCCTGTATGAGAAGGACAACACCTACTTAG TGGAACTCTCTAGCCTCCTGGTTCGGAATATCAACTATGAGATCCCCTCACTGAAGAAGCAGATTGCCAAgtgccagcagctgcagcaagaatACAGCCGCAAGGAGGAGGAGTGCCAGGCAGGGGCTGCTGAGATGCGGGAGCAGTTCTACCACTCCTGCAAGCAGTATGGCATCACG GGCGAAAATGTCCGAGGAGAACTGCTGGCCCTGGTGAAGGACCTGCCGAGTCAGCTGGCTGAGATTGGGGCAGCGGCTCAGCAGTCCCTGGGGGAAGCCATCGACGTGTACCAGGCCTCTGTGGGGTTTGTGTGTGACAG CCCCACAGAGGAGGTGTTGCCAATGCTGCGGTTCGTGCAGAAGCGGGGAAACTCAACGGTGTATGAGTGGAGGACAGGGACAGAGCCCTCTGTGGTGGAGCGACCCCACCTCGAGGAACTTCCTGAGCAGATAGCAGAGGACGCG aTTGACTGGGGCGACTTTGGGGTAGAGGCAGTGTCTGAGGGGACTGACTCTGGCATCTCTGCCGAGGCTGCTGGAATCGACTGGGGCGTCTTCCTGGAATCAGATTCAAAG GACCCTGGAGGTGATGGGATAGACTGGGGTGACGATGCTGTTGCTTTGCAGATCACAGTGCTGGAAGCAGGAACCCAGG CTCCAGAAGGTGTTGCCAGGGGCCCAGATGCTCTGACACTTCTTGAGTACACTGAGACCCGGAATCAGTTCCTTGATGAGCTCATGGAG CTTGAGATCTTCTTAGCCCAGAGAGCAGTGGAGTTGAGTGAGGAGGCAGACGTCCTGTCTGTGAGCCAGTTCCAGCTGGCTCCGGCCATCCTGCAGGGCCAGACCAAAGAGAAGATGGTTACCATGGTGTCAGTGTTGGATAATCTGATAGGCAAGCTCACCAATCTTCAGCTGCAACACCTGTTTATGATCCTGGCCTCACCAAG GTATGTGGACCGAGTGACTGAATTCCTCCAGCAAAAGCTGAAGCAGTCCcagctgctggctttgaagaaagAGCTGATGGTGCAGAAGCAGCAGGAGGCACTTGGGGAGCAGGCGGCTCTGGAGCCCAAGCTGGACCTGCTGCTGGAGAAGAGCAAGGAGCTGCAGAAGCTG ATTGAAGCTGACATCTCCAAGAGGTACAGCGGGCGCCCTGTGAACCTGATGGGAACCTCTCTGTGA
- the CDK5RAP3 gene encoding CDK5 regulatory subunit-associated protein 3 isoform X2 — MEDHQHVPIDIQTSKLLDWLVDRRHCSLKWQSLVLTIREKINAAIQDMPESEEIAQLLSGSYIHYFHCLRIVDLLKGTEASTKNIFGRYSSQRMKDWQEIIALYEKDNTYLVELSSLLVRNINYEIPSLKKQIAKCQQLQQEYSRKEEECQAGAAEMREQFYHSCKQYGITGENVRGELLALVKDLPSQLAEIGAAAQQSLGEAIDVYQASVGFVCDSPTEEVLPMLRFVQKRGNSTVYEWRTGTEPSVVERPHLEELPEQIAEDAIDWGDFGVEAVSEGTDSGISAEAAGIDWGVFLESDSKDPGGDGIDWGDDAVALQITVLEAGTQAPEGVARGPDALTLLEYTETRNQFLDELMELEIFLAQRAVELSEEADVLSVSQFQLAPAILQGQTKEKMVTMVSVLDNLIGKLTNLQLQHLFMILASPRYVDRVTEFLQQKLKQSQLLALKKELMVQKQQEALGEQAALEPKLDLLLEKSKELQKLIEADISKRQKIRPTGRWKATGRKQYLMVILAFFMFSTRSCGDWPCGLSGKNHSCSF; from the exons ATGGAG GACCATCAGCACGTGCCCATCGACATCCAGACCAGCAAGCTGCTCG ATTGGCTGGTGGACAGAAGGCACTGCAGCCTGAAATGGCAGAGTCTGGTGCTGACGATCCGAGAGAAGATCAATGCTGCCATCCAGGACATGCCAGAGAGCGAAGAGATCGCCCAGCTGCTGTCTGGGTCCT ACATTCACTACTTTCACTGCCTAAGAATCGTGGACCTTCTCAAAGGCACAGAGGcctccacaaaaaatatttttggccgATACTCTTCACAGCGGATGAAG GATTGGCAGGAGATTATAGCCCTGTATGAGAAGGACAACACCTACTTAG TGGAACTCTCTAGCCTCCTGGTTCGGAATATCAACTATGAGATCCCCTCACTGAAGAAGCAGATTGCCAAgtgccagcagctgcagcaagaatACAGCCGCAAGGAGGAGGAGTGCCAGGCAGGGGCTGCTGAGATGCGGGAGCAGTTCTACCACTCCTGCAAGCAGTATGGCATCACG GGCGAAAATGTCCGAGGAGAACTGCTGGCCCTGGTGAAGGACCTGCCGAGTCAGCTGGCTGAGATTGGGGCAGCGGCTCAGCAGTCCCTGGGGGAAGCCATCGACGTGTACCAGGCCTCTGTGGGGTTTGTGTGTGACAG CCCCACAGAGGAGGTGTTGCCAATGCTGCGGTTCGTGCAGAAGCGGGGAAACTCAACGGTGTATGAGTGGAGGACAGGGACAGAGCCCTCTGTGGTGGAGCGACCCCACCTCGAGGAACTTCCTGAGCAGATAGCAGAGGACGCG aTTGACTGGGGCGACTTTGGGGTAGAGGCAGTGTCTGAGGGGACTGACTCTGGCATCTCTGCCGAGGCTGCTGGAATCGACTGGGGCGTCTTCCTGGAATCAGATTCAAAG GACCCTGGAGGTGATGGGATAGACTGGGGTGACGATGCTGTTGCTTTGCAGATCACAGTGCTGGAAGCAGGAACCCAGG CTCCAGAAGGTGTTGCCAGGGGCCCAGATGCTCTGACACTTCTTGAGTACACTGAGACCCGGAATCAGTTCCTTGATGAGCTCATGGAG CTTGAGATCTTCTTAGCCCAGAGAGCAGTGGAGTTGAGTGAGGAGGCAGACGTCCTGTCTGTGAGCCAGTTCCAGCTGGCTCCGGCCATCCTGCAGGGCCAGACCAAAGAGAAGATGGTTACCATGGTGTCAGTGTTGGATAATCTGATAGGCAAGCTCACCAATCTTCAGCTGCAACACCTGTTTATGATCCTGGCCTCACCAAG GTATGTGGACCGAGTGACTGAATTCCTCCAGCAAAAGCTGAAGCAGTCCcagctgctggctttgaagaaagAGCTGATGGTGCAGAAGCAGCAGGAGGCACTTGGGGAGCAGGCGGCTCTGGAGCCCAAGCTGGACCTGCTGCTGGAGAAGAGCAAGGAGCTGCAGAAGCTG ATTGAAGCTGACATCTCCAAGAG GCAAAAGATCAGGCCGACTGGAAGATGGAAAGCCACAGGAAGGAAGCAGTACCTGATGGTGATCTTGGCATTCTTCATGTTCTCTACAAGAAGCTGTGGTGATTGGCCCTGTGGCCTGTCAGGCAAAAACCACAGCTGCTCCTTCTAG